The Coccidioides posadasii str. Silveira chromosome 3, complete sequence genome contains a region encoding:
- a CDS encoding uncharacterized protein (TransMembrane:2 (i29-47o67-86i)) produces MLNILIASQTPAAHPWLLSMLIKRQGTQLHMPTSILFPFLYLIVFFITSFRLPSGDMEYKSEAMKPLFAWLHSPFSVNFALMSILIEIPQHCIALLLSIPASNFGTTCRMEW; encoded by the coding sequence ATGTTAAATATTTTAATAGCTTCTCAAACGCCCGCAGCGCATCCATGGTTGCTTTCAATGTTGATCAAGCGTCAGGGCACCCAGCTGCATATGCCCACTTCTATACTGTTTCCATTTTTATATCTGATTGTCTTTTTCATCACTTCTTTCCGCCTTCCAAGTGGTGATATGGAGTACAAGTCTGAGGCAATGAAACCTCTTTTTGCATGGCTGCACAGCCCTTTCTCTGTCAATTTTGCATTGATGTCAATACTTATTGAAATTCCACAGCATTGTATTGCACTTCTTCTTTCCATTCCGGCCTCCAACTTCGGGACTACTTGCAGAATGGAATGGTAG
- the PRP21_1 gene encoding SF3a splicing factor complex subunit (EggNog:ENOG410PG4Z~COG:A): MPNINALDLEVVKLTALFVAKRGKSFMTALSQRETRNYQFDFLRPQHSLYQFFTRLVDQYAELFQINGADAAKARIADLEKNVKNKYHILDRAKQRAEWVKYQEQQKQKKEEEEEQERIAYAQIDWHDFVVVETVLFTETDDHAELPPPTSLNDLQTASLEQKAMVSLAPANRRIEEAMPTDDETKNYYNAYPTTSHLPPQQPTYAPSPIPTHLAPSVPVPQPPLVSSQTATPVSTPTPPVPIPAVPEPEARAVPTPPPVAGQPPMRIRSDYVPRAQAKRLNTTTVPTSICPNCKQQIPIAEMEQHMRIELLDPRWKEQRAKAEARYATTNLSTADVANNLKRLASQRSDVFDQVITPDNPQPGQLDGSAVDPEEEARRKRMAMSGGVDTSGMPMPMPMTAPAPGSVPAPPGYGAGPQGAPPGIQQRFGGPPPPGQPINIEEQIRQIHQKFKQ, from the coding sequence ATGCCGAACATAAATGCCTTGGATCTTGAGGTAGTCAAGCTGACGGCACTGTTTGTCGCCAAGAGAGGGAAATCCTTCATGACAGCGCTATCGCAACGTGAAACGAGAAATTACCAGTTTGATTTCCTACGGCCGCAGCACAGTTTATATCAATTCTTTACGAGGCTTGTAGATCAATATGCGGAACTTTTCCAAATAAATGGCGCTGACGCTGCCAAGGCACGCATAGCTGATCTGGAAAAGAACGTAAAGAATAAGTATCACATCCTTGACCGTGCGAAACAACGAGCAGAATGGGTCAAATACCAAGAGCAacagaaacaaaagaaggaagaggaggaagagcaagaaagaaTAGCATATGCCCAGATAGACTGGCATGATTTCGTGGTGGTCGAAACTGTCTTATTTACAGAAACTGACGATCACGCTGAGCTCCCGCCACCTACATCACTAAACGACCTTCAGACTGCATCCCTGGAGCAAAAGGCTATGGTTTCTCTTGCACCAGCAAACAGGCGCATCGAAGAAGCCATGCCTACGGATGATGAAACCAAAAACTATTACAACGCCTATCCCACCACCTCACACCTTCCACCGCAACAACCTACATACGCACCATCCCCCATCCCGACTCACCTTGCACCGTCCGTCCCCGTTCCTCAACCTCCACTTGTATCCTCACAAACCGCCACACCAGTATCAACTCCTACTCCGCCCGTCCCAATCCCCGCAGTTCCCGAACCCGAAGCCCGCGCAGTGCCAACTCCACCTCCTGTCGCCGGCCAGCCACCCATGCGCATCCGCTCCGACTACGTCCCTCGTGCCCAGGCCAAACGGCTTAACACCACCACAGTCCCAACCTCCATCTGTCCAAACTGCAAACAACAAATCCCCATCGCAGAAATGGAACAACACATGCGCATTGAGTTGCTTGATCCACGGTGGAAGGAACAGCGCGCAAAGGCCGAAGCCCGCTACGCAACTACCAACCTATCAACCGCAGATGTGGCAAATAATCTCAAGCGTCTCGCCAGCCAGCGAAGTGACGTGTTCGACCAGGTGATCACTCCCGACAATCCTCAGCCCGGGCAATTGGATGGGTCTGCCGTTGACCCCGAAGAAGAAGCTCGAAGGAAGAGAATGGCTATGAGTGGCGGAGTTGACACTTCAGGGATGCCCATGCCCATGCCGATGACCGCGCCTGCTCCGGGCTCAGTCCCAGCTCCGCCGGGCTATGGTGCTGGGCCGCAAGGCGCACCGCCAGGAATTCAGCAGCGGTTTGGTGGTCCGCCACCCCCTGGCCAGCCCATAAATATCGAGGAGCAGATTCGGCAGATCCACCAGAAATTCAAGCAATGA
- the PRP21_1 gene encoding SF3a splicing factor complex subunit, variant 2 (EggNog:ENOG410PG4Z~COG:A) — MTALSQRETRNYQFDFLRPQHSLYQFFTRLVDQYAELFQINGADAAKARIADLEKNVKNKYHILDRAKQRAEWVKYQEQQKQKKEEEEEQERIAYAQIDWHDFVVVETVLFTETDDHAELPPPTSLNDLQTASLEQKAMVSLAPANRRIEEAMPTDDETKNYYNAYPTTSHLPPQQPTYAPSPIPTHLAPSVPVPQPPLVSSQTATPVSTPTPPVPIPAVPEPEARAVPTPPPVAGQPPMRIRSDYVPRAQAKRLNTTTVPTSICPNCKQQIPIAEMEQHMRIELLDPRWKEQRAKAEARYATTNLSTADVANNLKRLASQRSDVFDQVITPDNPQPGQLDGSAVDPEEEARRKRMAMSGGVDTSGMPMPMPMTAPAPGSVPAPPGYGAGPQGAPPGIQQRFGGPPPPGQPINIEEQIRQIHQKFKQ; from the coding sequence ATGACAGCGCTATCGCAACGTGAAACGAGAAATTACCAGTTTGATTTCCTACGGCCGCAGCACAGTTTATATCAATTCTTTACGAGGCTTGTAGATCAATATGCGGAACTTTTCCAAATAAATGGCGCTGACGCTGCCAAGGCACGCATAGCTGATCTGGAAAAGAACGTAAAGAATAAGTATCACATCCTTGACCGTGCGAAACAACGAGCAGAATGGGTCAAATACCAAGAGCAacagaaacaaaagaaggaagaggaggaagagcaagaaagaaTAGCATATGCCCAGATAGACTGGCATGATTTCGTGGTGGTCGAAACTGTCTTATTTACAGAAACTGACGATCACGCTGAGCTCCCGCCACCTACATCACTAAACGACCTTCAGACTGCATCCCTGGAGCAAAAGGCTATGGTTTCTCTTGCACCAGCAAACAGGCGCATCGAAGAAGCCATGCCTACGGATGATGAAACCAAAAACTATTACAACGCCTATCCCACCACCTCACACCTTCCACCGCAACAACCTACATACGCACCATCCCCCATCCCGACTCACCTTGCACCGTCCGTCCCCGTTCCTCAACCTCCACTTGTATCCTCACAAACCGCCACACCAGTATCAACTCCTACTCCGCCCGTCCCAATCCCCGCAGTTCCCGAACCCGAAGCCCGCGCAGTGCCAACTCCACCTCCTGTCGCCGGCCAGCCACCCATGCGCATCCGCTCCGACTACGTCCCTCGTGCCCAGGCCAAACGGCTTAACACCACCACAGTCCCAACCTCCATCTGTCCAAACTGCAAACAACAAATCCCCATCGCAGAAATGGAACAACACATGCGCATTGAGTTGCTTGATCCACGGTGGAAGGAACAGCGCGCAAAGGCCGAAGCCCGCTACGCAACTACCAACCTATCAACCGCAGATGTGGCAAATAATCTCAAGCGTCTCGCCAGCCAGCGAAGTGACGTGTTCGACCAGGTGATCACTCCCGACAATCCTCAGCCCGGGCAATTGGATGGGTCTGCCGTTGACCCCGAAGAAGAAGCTCGAAGGAAGAGAATGGCTATGAGTGGCGGAGTTGACACTTCAGGGATGCCCATGCCCATGCCGATGACCGCGCCTGCTCCGGGCTCAGTCCCAGCTCCGCCGGGCTATGGTGCTGGGCCGCAAGGCGCACCGCCAGGAATTCAGCAGCGGTTTGGTGGTCCGCCACCCCCTGGCCAGCCCATAAATATCGAGGAGCAGATTCGGCAGATCCACCAGAAATTCAAGCAATGA
- a CDS encoding uncharacterized protein (CAZy:GT39~EggNog:ENOG410PFPS~COG:O~TransMembrane:11 (i103-125o145-167i174-191o197-217i229-246o252-273i293-312o615-636i657-675o681-702i714-735o)~BUSCO:1211at33183) encodes MPSKSSKAGLEAKSPSRRSSRSPGRSPGPKNRRKATAQVSDYTSEGVRDYDIFELPKSDYKVMLCITALATIVRLFRIYQPSSVVFDEVHFGGFAMKYIKGKFFMDVHPPLAKLLITLAGFLGGFRGDFDFKEIGKDYLEPGVPYVAMRMLPAVLGILSVPTMFFTLKASGCRTITASLGALLVTFENGLVTQSRFILLDSPLVFFTALTVLSFTSFTNQHEQGPSKAFGPAWWFWLTATGLFLGATLSVKWVGLFTVAWVGSLTVLQLWVLLGDTRTVTVDIWFKHFFARAFCLIIIPLTMYLAMFAIHFLCLVNPGEGDGFMSSEFQATLNSKGMKDVPADVAFGSRVSIRHHNTQGGYLHSHSHMYPTGSKQQQITLYPHKDENNIWIMENQTQPLGSYGQVQGPHAWDNLTAGFIENGATIKLYHVTTDRRLHSHDHRPPVTEADWQNEVSAYGYEGFPGDANDLFRVEIVNSLSKGAEAKKRLRTIETKFKLVHVMSGCVLFSHPVKLPSWGFEQQEVTCAKGGSLPNSIWYVEHNEHPMFGPDVEKVNYTRPGFFAKFWELQRVMWRTNAGLVESHAWDSRPTSWPLLLRGINFWAKSHRQIYLIGNPLIWWASTASIVAYVIFKGLAVVRWQRGFGDYHNVNFKRFDYEIGQTVLGWAFHYFPFYLMARQLFLHHYFPALYFAIIAFCQIFDFVANRLTLCGSKKNTIAGSVFFVLFLAASIATFTLFSPLAYGNPWTQDACRKVKLLSSWDFDCNTFYTDVSPPQWKAPSRGVK; translated from the exons ATGCCTTCGAAATCCTCTAAAGCCGGGTTGGAGGCTAAATCCCCCTCTCGGCGGAGCAGCCGGTCTCCTGGTCGTTCTCCCGGCCCCAAGAATCGGCGTAAGGCTACCGCCCAAGTGTCGGACTATACATCTGAGGGCGTGCGAGACTATGACATTTTTGAATTGCCCAAGTCCGACTACAAAGTAATGCTCTGCATTACGGCGCTTGCAACAATTGTACGATTGTTCAGGATCTACCAGCCCAGCAGTGTCGTATTCGATGAGGTCCA CTTTGGCGGTTTTGCGATGAAGTATATAAAAGGGAAATTCTTTATGGACGTCCACCCGCCATTGGCGAAATTGCTTATTACTCTTGCCGGCTTTCTTGGTGGATTCCGTGGTGATTTCGACTTCAAAGAAATTGGCAAAGATTATTTGGAACCTGGAGTTCCTTATGTTGCAATGCGCATGCTACCGGCGGTTCTCGGGATTTTATCTGTTCCTACTATGTTTTTCACCTTAAAGGCCTCCGGTTGCCGGACTATAACCGCCTCCCTCGGAGCGCTTCTTGTAACATTCG AGAACGGATTAGTGACCCAGTCTCGATTTATCCTTCTTGACTCTCCATTGGTCTTCTTTACGGCGTTAACAGTGCTTTCATTCACAAGTTTTACAAATCAGCATGAACAGGGACCGTCAAAGGCATTTGGGCCTGCATGGTGGTTCTGGCTCACTGCTACTGGGCTTTTCCTAGGTGCCACTCTCAGTGTCAAATGGGTGGGTTTGTTCACAGTTGCATGGGTTGGTAGCTTGACAGTTCTTCAGCTCTGGGTGCTTCTAGGGGATACCAGGACCGTTACAGTG GATATCTGGTTCAAGCACTTTTTCGCTCGAGCGTTTTGCTTGATCATCATCCCTCTTACTATGTACCTTGCAATGTTCGCCATCCATTTTCTCTGTCTAGTAAACCCTGGGGAAGGTGATGGTTTCATGTCCTCAGAGTTCCAGGCAACACTTAATTCCAAGGGAATGAAAGATGTGCCTGCCGATGTTGCATTCGGCTCTAGGGTCTCGATCAGACATCACAACACGCAAGGTGGCTACTTGCATTCCCATAGTCACATGTATCCAACGGGAAGCAAGCAACAACAAATTACACTATACCCTCACAAGGACGAAAACAATATTTGGATAATGGAGAACCAAACACAGCCACTTGGATCCTATGGTCAAGTTCAAGGCCCTCATGCATGGGATAACCTCACTGCTGGTTTTATTGAGAACGGTGCTACCATCAAACTCTATCATGTTACCACTGACCGAAGACTCCACTCTCACGACCACAGGCCCCCAGTCACCGAAGCTGACTGGCAGAATGAAGTCTCTGCTTATGGTTACGAGGGCTTTCCCGGCGATGCCAACGATCTATTCCGTGTTGAGATTGTGAACTCTCTTTCCAAGGGCGCAGAGGCGAAGAAAAGGCTCAGGACCATTGAGACTAAGTTTAAGCTTGTGCATGTTATGAGTGGTTGCGTTCTGTTCTCGCATCCAGTCAAGCTCCCGAGTTGGGGTTTTGAGCAGCAGGAAGTGACCTGCGCCAAAGGTGGTTCGCTGCCCAATAGCATCTGGTATGTCGAACATAACGAACATCCAATGTTCGGACCGGATGTGGAGAAGGTCAATTACACACGCCCTGGTTTCTTCGCCAAGTTCTGGGAGCTTCAGCGCGTCATGTGGAGGACCAATGCTGGTTTGGTGGAATCGCACGCTTGGGATTCTCGACCCACTTCTTGGCCACTTCTGTTACGGGGCATCAATTTTTGGGCCAAAAGCCACCGTCAGATCTATCTCATTGGGAATCCTCTTATTTGGTGGGCGTCTACCGCTTCAATCGTGGCATACGTGATCTTTAAAGGGCTTGCAGTGGTTCGATGGCAGCGAGGTTTCGGCGATTATCACAATGTCAATTTCAAGCGCTTCGACTACGAGATTGGCCAGACAGTCTTGGGCTGGGCTTTTCACTACTTCCCATTTTATCTCATGGCCCGTCAGCTTTTCCTACATCATTATTTCCCGGCCCTGTACTTCGCTATTATTGCATTCTGTCAGATCTTCGACTTTGTCGCGAACCGGTTGACTCTTTGCGGTTCAAAGAAGAATACCATCGCCGGTAGCGTGTTCTTCGTTTTGTTTTTGGCCGCAAGCATTGCAACATTTACGTTATTCTCTCCATTGGCATATGGCAACCCATGGACCCAGGATGCTTGTCGCAAGGTTAAGCTGTTGAGCTCATGGGACTTTGATTGCAATACCTTCTATACAGACGTAAGTCCCCCGCAGTGGAAGGCTCCCTCGCGTGGCGTGAAGTAA
- a CDS encoding uncharacterized protein (EggNog:ENOG410PQWI~COG:S~TransMembrane:1 (i48-67o)~BUSCO:15464at33183): MSSIAANVARRAILRQPLRTVRAQPVRRYASRVEEAGLDKGPKRDPELYLLLGVMAGAFGLAGWYFGRSPTTVTSESNIRIGESAMPWEVDEKDVEAQGNFKYQYHPHGDKNKPLKSAPSALNEVVIPNVTLPKDLHDRFNKYGKDY, translated from the exons ATGTCATCCATTGCCGCCAACGTGGCCCGCCGGGCCATCCTGAGACAACCTCTCAGAACCGTGCGAGCCCAACCAGTTCGACGATACGCCTCCCGAGTGGAAGAAGCTGGACTCGACAAGGGACCAAAGAGAGATCCCGAGCTCTAC CTCCTTCTCGGTGTCATGGCCGGCGCCTTCGGGCTTGCGGGATGGTATTTTGGCAGGTCTCCCACCACCGTTACCTCTGAGAGCAACATTCGAATCGGAGAGAGTGCCATGCCTTGGGAGGTTGACGAGAAGGATGTTGAGGCACAAGGGAACTTCAAGTATCAATACCATCCTCATGGCGACAAGAACAAGCCTCTCAAGTCCGCCCCCAGTGCTTTGAACGAAGTTGTCATTCCAAACGTCACATTGCCAAAG GACTTGCACGACCGATTCAACAAGTATGGAAAGGACTACTAA
- the ERF2 gene encoding Eukaryotic peptide chain release factor GTP-binding subunit (EggNog:ENOG410PGMU~COG:S~TransMembrane:4 (i304-328o334-356i449-474o494-516i)~BUSCO:3458at33183) gives MAALPNPPPPTDPDPLSPNISARPVSYISSHITDIQSEDGDPRPRSPPTRSYRSSSRRGPPARHSLSAASNPGNGPPPSGGSRISRTHVPSLTSHAFFRPMSSQRLQMQRSGRPPTATTQGFSSEDGQSDIANPARRSLISNSTGLPGLSGLDYEIPPPSRGTEFTDPVFLDRGTSTASPTGNTTVRSGGDSVRLLHDRSRGTAPTHLNLGNNFKQGVSQDPPQRSPLSFRSGFLKTSKGEHPERPDSRDHERLSSAASSPVSNVLKSEKPAPKGNLGKNYEYFTGNTIFFWGGRFQNARDRPVNIATGIFVVLPGALFFGYSAPWLWHNLSPAIPIVFAYVFFLCVSSFLHASLVNPGIYPRNLHIFPPTNPAEDPLTLGPPTNDWVMVKLATSDMAAMDVPVKYCKTCNLWRPPRCYHCRTCDNCIETLDHHCVWLNNCVGRRNYRYFFSFVSSATICALFLLGASLTHILVYQSREGITFKQSIDKWRVPFAMVLYGALAFPYPAALWCYHLFLVGRGETTREYLNSQKFKKADRHRPFTQGNFLKNWIAVLGRPRPPSYVEFKKPYVEGDQRFATQKVKHRRRDLEAQNGDLEMSRVKGAPPTFEGPSGRGPLRNTQQAS, from the exons ATGGCTGCTCTCCCGAATCCTCCACCCCCCACCGACCCCGATCCATTATCCCCCAATATCAGCGCCCGTCCCGTGTCATATATTTCTTCGCATATAACGGATATACAATCTGAAGATGGCGATCCACGGCCTCGTAGCCCTCCCACGCGTTCCTATAGGTCTTCCTCCCGTCGCGGACCTCCTGCCAGACATTCTTTGTCGGCAGCATCGAATCCTGGGAACGGACCACCTCCAAGCGGAGGGAGTCGCATAAGTAGGACGCACGTTCCATCTCTGACCTCACATGCTTTCTTTCGGCCGATGAGCTCTCAAAGACTGCAAATGCAACGCAGTGGGCGCCCTCCAACCGCAACAACCCAGGGCTTTTCCAGCGAAGACGGCCAGAGTGATATTGCAAACCCGGCGAGAAGAAGCCTGATATCCAATTCGACGGGCCTGCCCGGGCTTAGTGGGCTGGATTATGAAATTCCACCGCCGTCTAGGGGAACCGAATTCACAGATCCAGTTTTCCTTGACAGAGGAACTTCGACTGCAAGTCCCACGGGTAATACTACCGTCAGAAGTGGAGGAGATAGCGTCAGACTGTTACATGATCGCTCAAGGGGTACAGCTCCCACTCACCTGAACTTAGGCAATAATTTTAAACAAGGTGTATCGCAAGATCCTCCACAAAGGTCTCCTCTTTCATTCCGGTCTGGGTTCCTCAAAACAAGCAAGGGCGAACATCCGGAGCGTCCTGACTCCAGGGACCATGAAAGGCTGTCGTCTGCTGCATCTTCTCCCGTTTCGAACGTCCTTAAATCTGAGAAGCCTGCCCCCAAAGGAAATCTCGGAAAGAACTATGAATATTTCACCGGAAACACGATATTCTTTTGGGGTGGCCGCTTTCAAAACGCACGCGATCGTCCAGTCAACATAGCGACAGGTATATTCGTGGTACTACCTGGAGCCCTATTCTTTGGCTATTC GGCTCCATGGTTATGGCATAACTTATCTCCGGCTATACCAATTGTGTTCGCTTACGTCTTTTTCCTATGCGTGTCTTCATTTCTCCATGCATCATTGGTAAATCCCGGA ATCTATCCGCGGAACCTACACATCTTCCCACCCACTAATCCCGCCGAGGACCCACTGACTCTTGGACCTCCAACTAATGACTGGGTTATGGTCAAGCTTGCCACTTCTGATATGGCTGCTATGGACGTACCGGTAAAATACTGCAAAACATGCAATCTCTGGCGCCCTCCTCGGTGCTACCACTGTCGCACCTGCGATAACTGCATCGAAACACTGGATCATCATTGTGTTTGGCTGAATAATTGCGTCGGGCGTCGTAACTATCGCtactttttttccttcgTTAGCTCGGCGACAATTTGTGCGCTTTTCCTTCTCGGTGCAAGCTTGACACATATTCTGGTCTATCAGAGTCGGGAAGGGATCACCTTTAAACAATCAATAGACAAGTGGAGGGTACCTTTTGCCATGGTTCTGTACGGCGCACTCGCATTTCCATATCCGGCTGCTCTTTGGTGTTATCACCTCTTCTTAGTAGGGAGAGGTGAAACAACGAGGGAATATCTCAATTCTCAGAAATTTAAAAAGGCTGATCGGCACCGCCCGTTTACTCAAGGAAATTTCCTCAAGAACTGGATTGCTGTCCTTGGAAGACCTCGACCACCCAGTTACGTGGAGTTCAAAAAGCCTTACGTCGAAGGGGACCAACGCTTTGCCACTCAAAAGGTGAAGCATCGCCGTCGTGATTTAGAAGCTCAAAACGGGGATCTAGAGATGAGCCGTGTGAAGGGTGCACCCCCTACGTTTGAAGGCCCCAGTGGCAGAGGGCCTTTGCGTAATACCCAACAAGCTTCTTAA
- a CDS encoding uncharacterized protein (EggNog:ENOG410PHWP~COG:K~BUSCO:4234at33183), producing the protein MARDPMLSPSSTPTSSALDSDATAIDATVPVLTPATSISEQSTPVDTEKDGEHRAKKAKPSRRVTRSSLKNGELEANGGGEAMLTRPNDGSLDNTNTQEDEDCTSLLNGAEDASGSVEKQSGKNAKAAGKKPNKKAGNKSPKRRSTRLSLLAKTKDLAQSAPSVLGKRTLDAISKSKDKVKTIDRKASLRPRVENERKEASTPAPQEPSPKKRRVSGDNKSTCQVPRQEQTATRENSLIRQKRKPWLKHGLYAGQEYIDSSVPKSKRGTRDAKNNGQQSQVFPFPMYAGARLLENGRAYKLPFDIFSPLPHGQPKPNEWRKANKNVFVGDAASIWKAAKIKEHSTCTCTPETGCDENCQNRYMFYECDDTNCKLGSELCRNRPFSALRRRAKAGGKFNIGVEVIKTEDRGYGVRSNRSFDPNQIIVEYTGEILTQEECERRMRTVYKKNECYYLMYFDQNMVIDATRGSIARFINHSCEPNCRMEKWTVAGKPRMALFAGEDGIMTGEELTYDYNFDPYSQKNVQECRCGAPTCRGVLGPRPKESWKNKDKEKKSAPAAKRKVDSALDESASRLNKKPKPSRASSLKTGVKKAVSKARTALKSTQTKGKVKRVGRPAKKAASIKPIPVKKRRSTLTRAKMPVKSASKSAEGDEKPPRNKGRKLKMPSKPRLGNSIAAARASNKTPALMRKFLEAGDTKGGAKVVSDTIKPGRKIRAARTADVRSSPDNVPVSRKRGRAKKTL; encoded by the exons ATGGCACGGGACCCCATGCTCTCGCCGTCCTCCACCCCTACGTCGTCCGCGTTGGACAGCGACGCAACGGCGATTGATGCCACGGTTCCCGTTCTTACACCTGCGACAAGCATATCCGAGCAATCGACTCCAGTAGACACCGAGAAAGACGGCGAGCACCGTGCAAAAAAAGCTAAACCTTCAAGACGCGTGACGCGTTCCTCATTGAAAAATGGAGAGCTGGAGGCAAACGGAGGAGGAGAAGCTATGCTGACACGGCCAAACGATGGGTCTCTTGACAATACTAACACCCAGGAAGACGAAGATTGTACATCTTTACTCAATGGCGCGGAGGATGCAAGTGGATCGGTGGAGAAACAGTCAGGCAAGAATGCGAAAGCGGCAGGAAAGAAACCTAATAAAAAGGCTGGGAATAAAAGCCCGAAAAGACGATCCACGCGCCTGAGTCTACTTGCGAAAACAAAGGATCTGGCCCAAAGCGCTCCCTCCGTGCTCGGAAAACGGACGCTCGATGCTATATCGAAGAGCAAGGATAAGGTTAAAACGATTGATAGAAAGGCTAGCCTACGGCCTAGAGTCGAGAATGAAAGGAAAGAAGCCTCTACTCCAGCTCCCCAGGAGCCTTCACCTAAGAAAAGACGTGTGTCTGGTGACAACAAGAGCACTTGTCAAGTTCCACGCCAGGAGCAAACCGCCACAAGGGAGAATAGCTTGATTCGGCAAAAAAGGAAACCCTGGCTTAAACATGGACTATATGCTGGACAAGAATACATCGATTCCTCCGTTCCAAAGTCAAAGAGGGGTACAAGAGATGCAAAGAATAATGGCCAGCAGTCACAAGTATTTCCATTCCCAATGTATGCCGGTGCTAGACTTCTAGAGAATGGCCGCGCTTACAAGTTGCCGTTTGATATCTTCTCTCCCCTGCCACATGGCCAGCCCAAACCAAATGAATGGCGAAAGGCCAATAAAA ACGTATTCGTCGGTGATGCGGCGTCAATATGGAAGGCTGCGAAGATCAAAGAGCATTCCACATGTACCTGCACCCCGGAAACAGGATGCGATGAGAACTGCCAGAATAGATACATGTTTTATGAGTGTGATGACACGAACTGCAAATTAGGCTCAGAGTTATGTCGGAATCGACCTTTCAGTGCACTACGTAGACGAGCTAAGGCGGGCGGGAAGTTTAACATCGGTGTCGAGGTTATCAAGACGGAAGATCGAGGCTATGGTGTCCGTAGTAACCGCTCGTTCGATCCTAACCAGATCATCGTCGAATATACTGGGGAAATCCTCACCCAAGAGGAGTGTGAGCGGAGGATGAGGACTGTGTATAAGAAAAACGAG TGCTACTATCTGATGTACTTCGACCAGAACATGGTCATCGACGCCACGCGTGGATCTATTGCTCGTTTTATCAACCATTCTTGTGAGCCCAATTGCAGAATGGAGAAGTGGACCGTTGCTGGGAAGCCACGAATGGCCCTTTTTGCAGGTGAAGATGGGATCATGACTGGGGAAGAGCTTACGTACGATTATAATTTTGA CCCCTACTCCCAGAAGAACGTCCAAGAGTGTCGGTGCGGAGCGCCAACTTGCCGCGGGGTGCTCGGCCCAAGACCTAAGGAGTCATGGAAGAACAAAGATAAGGAAAAGAAATCCGCGCCCGCGGCAAAGCGCAAAGTCGACAGCGCTCTCGACGAGTCCGCTTCCCGACTAAATAAGAAGCCAAAGCCTTCGAGGGCTTCGTCCTTGAAAACTGGAGTCAAGAAAGCAGTGTCGAAAGCCCGGACGGCCCTCAAATCAACACAAACTAAAGGGAAGGTCAAACGGGTGGGAAGGCCAGCTAAAAAAGCAGCGTCAATCAAACCAATCCCTGTGAAGAAGCGCAGGTCTACGCTTACCCGTGCAAAAATGCCGGTAAAATCAGCGTCTAAATCTGCCGAGGGAGATGAAAAGCCGCCCAGAAATAAAGGTCGGAAACTTAAGATGCCTTCTAAACCGAGACTTGGAAACTCCATTGCTGCAGCACGCGCTTCAAATAAAACGCCCGCTCTTATGAGGAAATTCCTTGAAGCTGGGGACACCAAAGGTGGAGCAAAGGTCGTTTCGGATACCATAAAACCGGGAAGAAAAATCAGGGCAGCGCGTACAGCAGATGTCCGTTCGAGCCCCGACAACGTGCCAGTTTCTCGAAAGCGTGGTAGAGCGAAGAAGACATTGTGA